A part of Candidatus Binatia bacterium genomic DNA contains:
- a CDS encoding DUF3313 domain-containing protein: MPNDRTARSNNRRMLVALTIVTAMSWYGCSAVTNQHEQVALPPPPASVTPAESGFLTDYSALRASEQFASLRFFRDDAARRGFHKLLLRPVDVWRGSDHRLDDIPDEDLQSIADSFSRAVSSALGRDFQMVTQPGPGVLEIHLGLTLVADPASHIDAFSTNEPAADAAPRSGKLADATGRFLRECAFEAEFSEATPVKRPAPETPKVRHEVRMAVFDARRGAETPKGNVQTWEDVDAVFAKWGAFLDERLRALGSGNFEPRLTAGKAAKPAAARHR; encoded by the coding sequence ATGCCCAATGATCGCACTGCGCGCTCGAACAATCGGCGCATGCTTGTCGCGTTGACGATCGTCACGGCGATGTCGTGGTACGGTTGCAGCGCCGTCACGAACCAGCACGAACAGGTCGCACTGCCGCCGCCCCCCGCATCGGTGACACCCGCGGAGTCCGGCTTCCTCACCGACTACTCCGCGTTGCGCGCTTCGGAGCAGTTCGCGTCGCTGCGCTTCTTCCGCGACGACGCGGCCAGGCGCGGCTTCCACAAACTGCTGCTGCGGCCGGTCGATGTCTGGCGCGGGTCGGACCATCGCCTCGACGACATTCCCGACGAGGACCTGCAATCCATCGCCGATTCGTTCTCGCGCGCGGTTTCCTCCGCACTCGGCCGTGATTTCCAGATGGTGACGCAACCGGGACCGGGCGTACTCGAGATTCATCTCGGACTGACGCTGGTTGCCGATCCCGCCTCGCACATCGATGCGTTCTCGACGAACGAGCCGGCAGCCGACGCCGCTCCGCGCAGCGGCAAGCTGGCCGACGCCACCGGGCGCTTCCTGCGCGAGTGCGCGTTCGAGGCGGAATTCTCCGAAGCCACGCCCGTAAAGCGCCCGGCTCCGGAAACTCCCAAGGTGCGCCACGAGGTGCGAATGGCAGTGTTCGATGCACGCCGCGGCGCCGAGACTCCGAAGGGCAACGTGCAGACCTGGGAAGATGTCGATGCGGTGTTCGCGAAGTGGGGCGCGTTCCTCGACGAGCGCCTGCGCGCGCTCGGC